One segment of Hippopotamus amphibius kiboko isolate mHipAmp2 chromosome 4, mHipAmp2.hap2, whole genome shotgun sequence DNA contains the following:
- the LOC130850828 gene encoding GTPase IMAP family member 7-like produces the protein MADTQDDALRIVLVGKTGSGKSGTANTILGEKVFESKIAAKAVTKTCQTTSRKWKGRDLLVVDTPGLFDTKDSLDTTCKEVSRCVLLSCPGPHAIILVIQLGRYTEEEQKTVVLIKNLFGETAMKHMIILFTRKDLLDDQRLSDFLKDAGVNLQSLIKECGDRCCAFNNKSADQAENEVQVQELVELVDKMVQNNKGAYFADKIYKDTEEKLREQEEVLKKSYDDQLKKDIKRVEKDNALTAEEMEEEIKRLRNKHEEQMKNIRKVAEESIFQVVFKEIKNMLSKIWQMFWK, from the coding sequence ATGGCTGACACCCAGGACGACGCTCTGAGGATCGTGCTGGTCGGGAAAACCGGAAGTGGGAAAAGTGGGACGGCAAACACCATCCTCGGGGAAAAGGTATTCGAATCTAAGATTGCTGCCAAGGCTGTTACCAAAACTTGTCAGACAACATCCCGGAAATGGAAGGGCAGAGACCTTCTCGTTGTTGACACCCCAGGGCTCTTCGATACCAAGGACAGCCTGGACACCACGTGCAAGGAAGTCAGCCGATGTGTCCTCCTCTCCTGCCCGGGGCCCCACGCCATCATCTTGGTCATACAGCTGGGCCGCTACACGGAGGAAGAGCAGAAAACTGTGGTATTGATCAAGAATCTGTTTGGGGAAACAGCCATGAAACACATGATCATCTTGTTCACTCGAAAAGACTTGCTGGACGACCAGAGGCTAAGCGACTTTCTGAAGGATGCGGGTGTAAACCTGCAAAGCCTCATCAAGGAGTGTGGAGACCGATGCTGTGCCTTTAATAACAAGAGTGCAGACCAGGCAGAAAATGAAGTTCAGGTGCAGGAGCTGGTGGAGCTGGTAGACAAGATGGTGCAGAACAACAAAGGGGCTTACTTTGCTGACAAAATATACAAGGACACTGAAGAAAAGCTGAGAGAGCAGGAGGAAGTCTTAAAGAAAAGCTACGATGATCagttaaaaaaagacattaaaagagTAGAAAAGGATAATGCCCTTACTGCAgaagaaatggaggaagaaataaaacggTTAAGGAACAAacatgaagaacaaatgaaaaatataaggaaagtaGCTGAGGAGAGTATATTTCAAGTTGTTTTCAAGGAGattaaaaatatgctttcaaaAATATGGCAAATGTTTTGGAAGTAG